From Pseudomonas sp. G.S.17, the proteins below share one genomic window:
- a CDS encoding DUF4398 domain-containing protein — translation MSIRPLFAALAVATLVGCASDPAPIEQLKLTEKAIEQAKAVGATDEQPELQTAEEKLAQVRADMAGKSYKQARMNAEQAELDARLAEARVLTAKSEEQITQLNTRLNRLRKQLGVTQ, via the coding sequence GTGAGTATTCGCCCATTATTTGCCGCTCTGGCGGTCGCCACGCTCGTTGGCTGCGCCAGCGATCCGGCGCCGATCGAACAACTGAAACTGACTGAAAAAGCCATCGAGCAGGCCAAGGCCGTCGGCGCCACCGACGAGCAGCCCGAGCTGCAAACCGCTGAAGAAAAGCTCGCCCAGGTGCGTGCGGACATGGCTGGCAAATCCTACAAGCAGGCGCGCATGAACGCTGAACAGGCAGAGCTGGATGCACGGCTGGCAGAGGCGCGAGTCCTGACTGCGAAAAGCGAGGAACAAATCACTCAGCTCAACACCCGTCTCAATCGTTTGCGCAAACAGTTGGGGGTGACCCAATGA
- a CDS encoding OmpA family protein gives MNRLPRMLSLGLLLGSAGLYGCAGHQNSGQALQQAGADFQKVREDTDVLRSAPRDVIRAGELLGRAERLSSYVGSGDDVAHYAYLSSRYSEIARENSNLLLNQERLAKMEMDRQRLQLALREAKLASAQQQGKWLEDQIVSLATTQTERGLVMTLGDVLFDTGHAELKNSANRTVLKVVQFLLLNPHRVVRIEGYADNTGDEQANLQLSKDRAQSVADVLTDLGIDDKRIEVQGYGAQYPVEVNASERGRAQNRRVEIVFSDANGRLGAAR, from the coding sequence ATGAATCGTCTGCCACGTATGTTGAGTCTGGGTTTGCTGTTGGGATCTGCCGGGCTCTACGGCTGCGCCGGTCATCAGAACAGCGGGCAGGCATTGCAGCAGGCCGGTGCTGATTTTCAGAAGGTCCGCGAAGATACCGATGTGTTGCGCAGTGCGCCGAGGGATGTGATCCGGGCCGGTGAATTGCTCGGCCGTGCCGAACGGCTTTCCAGCTATGTGGGCAGCGGTGATGATGTCGCGCATTACGCCTATCTCAGCAGCCGCTATAGCGAAATAGCGCGGGAAAACAGCAATCTGCTGCTTAACCAAGAGCGTCTCGCCAAGATGGAGATGGACCGCCAGCGTCTGCAACTGGCGTTGCGTGAAGCCAAGCTGGCCAGCGCCCAACAGCAGGGTAAGTGGCTGGAAGACCAGATCGTCAGCCTGGCCACGACCCAGACCGAGCGCGGCCTGGTCATGACCTTGGGCGATGTTCTGTTCGATACCGGGCATGCCGAACTCAAGAACTCGGCAAATCGCACCGTACTCAAGGTCGTGCAGTTTCTGCTGCTCAATCCGCATCGTGTGGTACGCATCGAGGGTTACGCGGATAACACCGGCGACGAACAAGCTAACCTGCAACTGTCCAAAGACCGGGCTCAATCGGTCGCCGACGTGCTGACTGATCTGGGAATCGATGACAAGCGCATCGAAGTTCAGGGCTATGGAGCTCAGTATCCTGTCGAAGTGAATGCTTCCGAGCGGGGCAGGGCGCAAAATCGCCGTGTGGAAATCGTTTTTTCCGACGCCAACGGTCGTTTAGGCGCTGCTCGCTGA